A stretch of Aureispira sp. CCB-E DNA encodes these proteins:
- the rplE gene encoding 50S ribosomal protein L5 — translation MDYQPTLKTKYREELIPQLMEKFNYDSVMQVPKLTKICLSQGVGLATSDKKLVDNAVNEMTIIAGQKAVKTVARKSISNFKLRDGMPIGARVTLRNNQMYEFLYKLIAIALPRVRDFRGINDKSFDGRGNYSMGITEQIIFPEIDLDKIPRITGMDITFVTTAETDEEALELLKLLGLPFKNQ, via the coding sequence ATGGACTATCAACCAACATTAAAAACTAAATACAGAGAAGAATTAATCCCTCAATTGATGGAGAAATTCAATTATGACTCTGTAATGCAAGTACCTAAGCTAACCAAAATTTGCCTTTCTCAAGGTGTTGGGTTGGCGACTTCTGACAAAAAACTTGTTGATAATGCAGTTAATGAGATGACTATCATCGCTGGTCAGAAGGCTGTAAAGACTGTGGCAAGAAAATCAATCTCTAACTTTAAACTTAGAGACGGTATGCCAATTGGTGCTAGAGTAACTCTACGCAACAACCAAATGTATGAATTTTTGTATAAATTGATCGCTATCGCACTTCCTCGTGTACGTGACTTTAGAGGGATCAATGATAAGAGCTTTGACGGTAGAGGGAACTACTCTATGGGTATTACTGAGCAAATCATTTTCCCTGAAATTGATTTGGACAAAATTCCTCGTATCACTGGTATGGATATTACTTTTGTAACAACCGCAGAAACAGATGAGGAAGCACTAGAATTATTGAAACTTTTAGGTTTACCTTTCAAAAACCAATAA
- the rplX gene encoding 50S ribosomal protein L24: MKKSNKKIKCQIRKGDNVVVLSGDSKGDTGVVEAVFLEDYRAIVKGVNMVKRHVRPSAEQPGGIVEKEAPIHISNLMLVDANGEASRIKRTRNENGKLVRVSKKTQEVI; this comes from the coding sequence ATGAAGAAATCAAATAAGAAAATCAAATGCCAGATCAGAAAAGGAGACAACGTTGTTGTACTTTCTGGTGATAGCAAAGGTGATACTGGTGTTGTAGAAGCAGTCTTCTTAGAAGATTATAGAGCAATCGTAAAAGGTGTTAATATGGTTAAACGCCATGTACGCCCTTCTGCTGAACAACCTGGTGGCATTGTCGAAAAAGAGGCTCCTATCCACATTTCCAACTTAATGTTGGTAGATGCTAACGGTGAGGCTAGCCGTATTAAAAGAACTAGAAATGAGAACGGTAAATTGGTTCGCGTTTCTAAGAAAACACAAGAGGTAATTTAG
- the rplN gene encoding 50S ribosomal protein L14: MIQQESRLKVADNTGAKEVLCIKVLGGSRRRYASVGDIIVVTVKDAAPGGLKKGTVSKAVIVRTKKEIRRKDGSYIRFDDNAVVLLSASEEPRGSRIFGPVARELRERDFMRIVSLAPEVL, translated from the coding sequence ATGATACAACAAGAAAGTAGACTAAAAGTAGCTGATAATACAGGTGCCAAAGAGGTGCTTTGTATTAAGGTTTTGGGCGGTTCTAGAAGACGATATGCCTCTGTTGGTGATATCATCGTAGTAACTGTCAAAGACGCTGCTCCTGGTGGTCTAAAAAAAGGTACTGTTTCTAAGGCAGTAATCGTTAGAACTAAAAAAGAAATCCGCAGAAAAGATGGATCTTATATCCGTTTTGATGACAATGCAGTTGTATTGTTGTCTGCTAGTGAAGAACCTCGTGGTAGCCGTATATTCGGACCTGTAGCGCGTGAACTTCGTGAGCGTGATTTTATGAGAATTGTTTCATTGGCACCTGAAGTATTATAA
- the rpsQ gene encoding 30S ribosomal protein S17, with translation MEDNKRNLRKQRVGVVTSNKMDKSISVSVERRVKHPIYSKTVKMSKKFIAHDEENTCNMGDIVRIMETRPLSKRKRWRLVEIIERAK, from the coding sequence ATGGAAGATAATAAAAGAAACTTACGCAAGCAGCGTGTTGGTGTCGTAACCAGCAACAAGATGGACAAGAGTATTTCTGTCTCTGTTGAGCGTCGTGTAAAGCACCCTATTTACAGTAAGACTGTAAAAATGTCTAAAAAATTCATCGCTCATGATGAAGAAAATACTTGTAACATGGGGGACATAGTACGCATCATGGAAACTCGACCATTGAGCAAACGCAAGCGCTGGAGATTAGTTGAAATTATAGAACGTGCGAAATAG
- the rpmC gene encoding 50S ribosomal protein L29 produces the protein MAKLELKGLSVQELNEELETTQKHYYSLKFNNAVSSLENTAEIKTVRRNIARIKTEIRAKELAESTQKRDKIQARRRLAKKIKK, from the coding sequence ATGGCTAAATTAGAATTAAAAGGCTTAAGTGTTCAGGAGTTGAATGAAGAGTTGGAAACAACTCAAAAGCACTATTACTCGTTGAAGTTTAACAATGCAGTTTCTAGCTTAGAAAATACTGCTGAAATTAAAACAGTAAGACGTAATATTGCACGCATCAAAACTGAAATCAGAGCAAAAGAACTAGCTGAGTCAACTCAAAAAAGAGACAAAATTCAAGCTAGAAGAAGGTTAGCAAAAAAGATTAAAAAGTAA
- the rplP gene encoding 50S ribosomal protein L16 has protein sequence MLQPKKTKYRKQQKGRNRGLAHRGSKIAFGSFGLKALEGAWITSRQIEAARIAMTRYMKREGKVWIRIFPDKPVTKKPAEVRMGKGKGALSHYVAVIRPGRIMFELDGVPQSVAEEALRLAAQKLAVPTKFVVRNDYAE, from the coding sequence ATGTTACAGCCAAAAAAAACAAAATACCGCAAGCAGCAAAAAGGTCGCAATAGAGGTCTTGCTCACAGAGGCTCTAAGATCGCTTTTGGCTCTTTTGGTCTAAAAGCCTTAGAGGGTGCTTGGATAACTAGCCGCCAAATAGAAGCTGCTCGTATTGCTATGACTCGCTACATGAAACGTGAAGGTAAAGTGTGGATTCGCATTTTTCCTGACAAACCAGTTACCAAAAAGCCTGCAGAAGTACGTATGGGTAAAGGTAAAGGTGCTTTGTCTCACTATGTAGCTGTTATTAGACCTGGAAGAATTATGTTCGAATTAGATGGTGTGCCACAATCTGTAGCAGAAGAAGCACTTCGTTTAGCCGCTCAAAAACTTGCAGTGCCGACTAAATTTGTAGTTCGTAATGACTACGCAGAATAA
- the rpsC gene encoding 30S ribosomal protein S3, producing the protein MGQKTNPIGNRLGIIRGWDSNWFGGKSFADNVVGDEKIRRYLKVRVDKGGIARIVIERTLKRITVTIHTSRPGIIIGKGGQEVDRIREELKQLTKTDVQINIVEIRKPELNAQIVGETIAKQVEARINYRKATKMAIQSTMRAGAEGIKVRLSGRLNGAEMARSEEYKEGRSPLHTFRADVDYAMVEALTVYGKIGIKVWLCRGEIFEKVDLFPTPAKRDRKGNQGGRDNNRRRGSGNNDRRRRK; encoded by the coding sequence ATGGGACAAAAGACAAATCCTATAGGTAATCGTTTAGGAATCATCCGTGGATGGGACTCTAACTGGTTCGGTGGTAAATCCTTTGCTGACAATGTTGTTGGTGATGAAAAAATCCGTCGTTATCTAAAAGTACGTGTTGATAAAGGAGGGATTGCTCGTATCGTTATTGAGCGTACCTTGAAGCGTATTACTGTTACTATTCACACTTCTCGCCCAGGTATCATCATTGGTAAAGGTGGACAAGAAGTAGATAGAATTCGTGAAGAGTTGAAGCAGTTGACAAAAACTGATGTTCAAATCAATATCGTAGAAATTCGCAAGCCTGAGTTAAATGCTCAAATCGTAGGTGAAACTATCGCCAAGCAAGTAGAAGCACGTATCAACTATCGTAAAGCTACTAAAATGGCTATCCAATCAACTATGCGTGCAGGAGCTGAAGGTATCAAAGTGCGTTTGTCTGGACGTTTGAACGGAGCAGAGATGGCTCGTTCTGAGGAGTACAAAGAAGGAAGAAGTCCTTTGCATACTTTCCGTGCAGATGTTGACTATGCTATGGTTGAAGCCTTGACGGTTTATGGTAAAATTGGAATCAAAGTTTGGTTGTGTCGTGGAGAAATCTTCGAAAAAGTAGACTTGTTCCCAACACCAGCTAAACGTGACCGCAAAGGAAATCAAGGAGGTAGAGATAACAACCGTAGAAGAGGTAGCGGAAACAACGATCGTAGAAGAAGAAAATAA
- the rplV gene encoding 50S ribosomal protein L22: MEQNQEFVTAVAKIKNCQMSARKMRLVADIIRGVEVEKALGILKYTKKEAARWLDKLLTSAIANWGVLTDEEADDYELVVSAIWVDQGSQLKRFRPAPHGRAHRIRKHFCHVTLQVTNTKTLEIKEVSEEVAYEEVEETE, from the coding sequence ATGGAACAAAATCAAGAGTTTGTAACAGCTGTTGCGAAAATAAAAAACTGCCAGATGTCTGCGCGCAAAATGCGTTTGGTTGCGGATATCATCCGTGGTGTAGAAGTAGAAAAAGCGCTAGGTATTTTAAAATATACCAAAAAAGAAGCTGCTAGATGGTTGGATAAACTATTGACTTCTGCTATCGCTAACTGGGGTGTATTGACTGATGAAGAAGCAGATGATTATGAATTGGTCGTTTCTGCTATTTGGGTAGACCAAGGATCTCAGTTAAAGCGTTTCCGCCCAGCACCACATGGTCGCGCACACCGTATTCGCAAACACTTCTGTCACGTAACACTTCAAGTAACCAATACAAAAACATTGGAAATTAAAGAAGTTAGTGAAGAAGTTGCATACGAAGAAGTAGAAGAAACCGAATAA
- the rpsS gene encoding 30S ribosomal protein S19 produces the protein MARSLKKGPYIYHKLLKKVAKAKESRKKTVIKTWSRSSMIIPFMVGETIAVHNGKTFVPVFVTENMVGHKLGEFSPTRTYRGHGGNKKK, from the coding sequence ATGGCACGCTCATTAAAAAAGGGGCCTTATATTTATCACAAGCTCTTGAAAAAAGTAGCTAAGGCCAAAGAATCTAGAAAGAAAACAGTAATTAAAACATGGTCTCGTTCTTCGATGATTATTCCATTTATGGTAGGAGAAACGATTGCTGTTCATAATGGTAAAACTTTTGTTCCTGTATTTGTTACTGAGAATATGGTTGGTCACAAACTCGGTGAGTTTTCTCCAACTCGTACTTACAGAGGACACGGAGGAAATAAAAAGAAATAA
- the rplB gene encoding 50S ribosomal protein L2, whose amino-acid sequence MPVKKFNPITPGTRTRVANSFAELTTDRPEKSLLGKMKKSGGRNNEGHRTVRHRGGGHKRRYRVIDFKRNKDGVPATVKSIEYDPNRTAFIALLVYADGEKRYIVAPNKLQVGDIIQSGTGIAPDLGNCMPLGEMPVGTKIHAIETRPGKGAVLVRSAGASAELAGKDGKYVLIKLPSSETRLVLATCRATVGEVSNKDHGLEVLGKAGRSRWLGRRPRVRGVAMNPVDHPMGGGEGRASGGHPRSRTGVMAKGQKTRKPKKYSNKFIVTRRKIKK is encoded by the coding sequence ATGCCAGTTAAAAAGTTTAATCCGATTACTCCCGGTACTAGAACTCGCGTAGCAAATAGCTTTGCGGAGTTGACTACAGACAGACCTGAGAAGAGTTTGTTGGGAAAGATGAAGAAATCAGGAGGTAGAAACAACGAAGGTCATAGAACTGTACGTCACAGAGGTGGAGGACACAAGCGTCGTTATCGTGTAATCGATTTCAAACGTAACAAAGATGGTGTACCAGCTACTGTTAAAAGTATAGAGTATGATCCAAACCGTACAGCATTTATCGCTCTTTTGGTATATGCTGATGGTGAGAAACGTTATATCGTTGCTCCTAATAAATTACAAGTAGGTGACATCATCCAATCTGGAACAGGAATCGCTCCTGATTTGGGGAACTGTATGCCTTTGGGGGAAATGCCAGTAGGTACTAAAATTCACGCTATCGAAACACGTCCAGGTAAAGGTGCTGTTTTGGTAAGAAGTGCTGGAGCAAGTGCTGAGTTGGCAGGTAAAGATGGTAAATATGTATTGATCAAATTGCCATCAAGTGAAACTCGCTTAGTTTTGGCTACTTGTAGAGCTACTGTAGGTGAGGTATCTAACAAAGATCACGGTCTAGAAGTTCTAGGTAAAGCTGGTCGTAGCCGTTGGTTAGGTCGTCGTCCTAGAGTTCGTGGTGTGGCGATGAACCCAGTAGATCACCCAATGGGTGGTGGTGAAGGTAGAGCATCTGGAGGACATCCTCGCTCTCGTACTGGTGTAATGGCTAAAGGCCAAAAAACTAGAAAGCCTAAGAAGTACTCTAATAAGTTTATTGTTACAAGAAGAAAAATCAAAAAATAG
- the rplW gene encoding 50S ribosomal protein L23 encodes MKNIIIRPILTEKTNALAENSLLNQYTFEVLKSANKIEIKKAVEEQFGVTVEAVNTSIRPGKAKARVVKGRHTKGRTSAIKKAIVTVAEGEFIEGFYGEGDYDDIELLEDEEEANA; translated from the coding sequence ATGAAAAATATCATAATTAGGCCAATTCTTACGGAAAAAACTAATGCGTTAGCTGAAAATTCACTTCTAAATCAATATACTTTTGAAGTACTTAAATCAGCTAACAAAATAGAAATTAAGAAAGCTGTTGAAGAGCAGTTTGGTGTAACAGTAGAAGCTGTTAACACTTCTATCCGTCCAGGCAAAGCAAAAGCACGTGTGGTAAAAGGTCGTCATACTAAAGGTCGTACTTCTGCGATCAAGAAAGCAATCGTAACAGTTGCAGAAGGAGAGTTTATCGAAGGTTTCTATGGTGAAGGAGACTACGATGATATCGAACTTCTAGAGGACGAAGAAGAAGCAAATGCTTAA
- the rplD gene encoding 50S ribosomal protein L4 translates to MKTYSSDLKQYKEDKATYEASLDAHMDKVEKAYDNIVLSSRNLQKASVADAKTLNVYQILNANCLVVSESAVNRLASMLS, encoded by the coding sequence ATGAAAACTTACTCTAGTGATTTGAAGCAATACAAAGAAGACAAAGCAACTTATGAGGCTTCTTTGGATGCGCACATGGACAAAGTAGAAAAAGCGTATGACAATATCGTATTGTCTAGCCGTAACCTACAAAAAGCAAGTGTTGCAGATGCTAAAACACTAAATGTTTATCAAATTTTGAACGCAAATTGTTTGGTGGTTTCTGAGTCTGCTGTAAACCGCTTGGCTAGCATGCTTTCATAA
- the rplC gene encoding 50S ribosomal protein L3: MEGLIGKKIGMTSIFTEAGDNVACTVVEVGPCVVTQVKTEETDGYNAIQLGFGERKAKNTPNPMKGHFAKANTTPKIKVAEFRDSALESAIGDSVTVTDVFEEGDVVEVTGTSKGKGFQGVVKRHGFGGVGQATHGQHNRGRAPGSIGAASYPAKVFKGMKMAGRTGGDRVTTSGLQVMKIFAEKNLLLIKGAIPGHKGSLVIVKK; this comes from the coding sequence GTGGAAGGTTTAATAGGAAAAAAAATAGGTATGACCAGCATTTTTACCGAAGCTGGTGATAATGTAGCCTGTACTGTTGTTGAGGTTGGGCCTTGTGTCGTAACGCAAGTGAAAACAGAAGAAACAGACGGTTATAATGCAATCCAATTAGGATTTGGAGAGCGCAAAGCAAAAAATACACCAAACCCTATGAAAGGGCATTTTGCTAAAGCAAATACAACTCCAAAAATTAAAGTAGCTGAATTTCGTGATAGTGCTTTGGAAAGTGCTATTGGTGATTCAGTGACTGTAACAGATGTATTTGAAGAAGGTGATGTTGTAGAAGTAACTGGAACGTCAAAAGGTAAAGGTTTCCAAGGGGTTGTTAAACGTCACGGATTTGGTGGTGTTGGACAAGCTACTCATGGTCAACACAACCGTGGTCGTGCACCTGGATCTATTGGTGCTGCGTCTTATCCAGCAAAAGTATTTAAAGGAATGAAAATGGCTGGTCGTACAGGTGGTGATAGAGTTACTACTAGCGGTTTGCAAGTAATGAAAATTTTTGCTGAGAAAAATTTATTGCTAATAAAAGGAGCAATTCCTGGTCATAAGGGTTCTCTTGTAATTGTGAAGAAATAG
- the rpsJ gene encoding 30S ribosomal protein S10, protein MNQKIRIKLRSYDHNLVDKSTAKIVKTVRNTGAVVTGPIPLPTHRKIFTVLRSPHVNKKSREQFQLRTHKRLIEIYSSTAKTVSALEKLELPSGVDIQVKLM, encoded by the coding sequence ATGAATCAGAAAATTAGAATTAAACTTCGTTCTTACGATCACAATTTGGTAGACAAATCTACAGCTAAGATTGTAAAGACAGTACGTAACACCGGTGCAGTTGTGACTGGACCGATTCCGCTGCCCACGCATAGAAAAATCTTCACAGTATTGCGTTCTCCACACGTAAACAAGAAATCTCGTGAGCAGTTTCAACTTCGTACTCACAAACGTCTTATAGAAATTTACAGTTCTACTGCTAAGACGGTAAGTGCGTTGGAAAAATTGGAATTACCTAGTGGGGTAGATATCCAAGTGAAATTAATGTAA
- the fusA gene encoding elongation factor G, translating into MAKIDLTYTRNIGIAAHIDAGKTTTTERVLYYTGISHKIGEVHDGAATMDWMEQEQERGITITSAATKTEWPWKDKKYAVNIIDTPGHVDFTVEVNRSLRVLDGLVFLFCASGGVEPQSETNWRLADGYKVPRIAFVNKMDRQGADFFGVCQQMRDMLGANAVPLQVPIGAEDDFKGVVDLITGQAIVWNEHDMGMTFEVVEMPADLVDTAAEAREQLLEAVAEYDETLMEKYFEDPESISHDEIRAAVRAAVCDMSIIPVMCGSAFKNKGVQAVLDAVCAFLPSPLDVKAVTGTNPETEEEESRPADFDAPFSALAFKIATDPYVGRLCFFRCYSGKLDAGSYVLNTRSNKKERISRIYQMHANEQKPIDTVYAGDIAAGVGFKDIKTGDTLSDLDHPIVLESMDFPAPVISIAIEPKTQKDVDKLGMALAKLSEEDPTFTAKFDENTAQTVISGMGELHLEIIVDRLKREFKVEVNEGAPQVNYKEALTKTVTHRERLKKQSGGSGLFADMEFELGPASEEFLESDDFKNNKTRLEFTWDIKGGAIDKAYINPIQKGFDAMMDNGILAGYNMDSMSVRVFDGGMHAVDSKPIAFELCAKEGFKAAAKGCKPVLLEPIMALEVASPEEYMGSIIGDLNRRRGIMKSQEPKGIGIVIKADVPLSEMFGYITDLRTLTSGRASSNMIFSHYAPAPNAVAEKVIEDSKATV; encoded by the coding sequence ATGGCAAAAATAGATTTAACCTATACGCGAAACATTGGTATTGCTGCACATATTGATGCAGGAAAAACCACTACTACAGAACGTGTTCTGTATTACACAGGTATTAGTCACAAGATTGGTGAAGTACATGATGGTGCTGCTACAATGGACTGGATGGAGCAAGAACAAGAGCGTGGTATCACAATTACATCTGCAGCAACTAAGACTGAATGGCCTTGGAAAGATAAAAAATATGCTGTAAACATTATCGATACTCCCGGTCACGTTGATTTTACGGTTGAGGTAAACCGTTCTTTACGTGTACTAGATGGGTTGGTATTTTTGTTTTGTGCTTCTGGTGGTGTAGAACCTCAATCTGAAACAAACTGGCGTTTGGCAGATGGTTACAAAGTGCCTCGTATTGCATTTGTAAACAAAATGGATCGTCAAGGTGCCGATTTCTTTGGTGTTTGCCAACAAATGAGAGATATGTTGGGAGCTAATGCTGTTCCTTTACAAGTACCAATTGGTGCTGAGGATGATTTCAAAGGGGTGGTTGATTTGATTACAGGTCAAGCAATCGTTTGGAATGAGCATGACATGGGAATGACTTTTGAAGTAGTTGAAATGCCAGCCGATTTGGTTGATACTGCTGCTGAAGCTCGTGAACAATTGTTGGAGGCTGTAGCGGAGTATGACGAGACGTTGATGGAGAAATACTTTGAAGATCCAGAATCTATTTCTCACGACGAAATCCGTGCTGCTGTACGTGCTGCTGTATGTGACATGAGTATTATTCCTGTTATGTGTGGTTCTGCCTTTAAAAATAAAGGAGTACAAGCTGTATTGGATGCTGTATGTGCATTCTTGCCTTCTCCTTTAGATGTTAAAGCTGTAACGGGTACTAATCCAGAAACAGAAGAAGAAGAATCTCGCCCAGCTGATTTTGATGCACCATTCTCTGCTTTGGCGTTCAAAATTGCAACAGACCCTTATGTAGGTCGCTTGTGCTTCTTCCGTTGTTACTCTGGAAAATTAGATGCAGGTTCTTACGTGTTAAACACTCGTTCTAACAAAAAAGAGCGTATTTCTCGTATTTACCAAATGCACGCTAACGAGCAAAAACCTATTGATACAGTTTATGCTGGTGATATTGCGGCTGGTGTTGGTTTCAAAGACATCAAAACTGGTGATACTTTGTCAGACTTGGATCACCCAATCGTATTGGAAAGCATGGACTTCCCTGCACCTGTAATTTCTATTGCTATTGAGCCTAAAACTCAAAAAGATGTAGATAAATTGGGTATGGCATTGGCTAAACTATCTGAAGAAGATCCAACTTTTACAGCTAAATTTGACGAAAATACAGCTCAAACAGTTATCTCAGGAATGGGAGAGTTGCACTTAGAGATTATCGTAGATCGTCTAAAACGTGAATTTAAAGTTGAGGTGAACGAAGGTGCTCCTCAAGTAAATTATAAAGAGGCGTTAACAAAAACTGTAACACACCGTGAGCGTTTGAAGAAACAATCTGGTGGATCAGGTTTGTTTGCCGATATGGAATTCGAATTAGGTCCTGCTTCTGAGGAATTCTTAGAAAGTGATGACTTCAAAAATAACAAAACTCGTTTAGAGTTTACATGGGATATCAAAGGAGGTGCTATTGATAAAGCATACATCAACCCAATCCAAAAAGGATTTGATGCTATGATGGACAACGGTATCTTGGCTGGATATAACATGGATAGCATGAGCGTACGTGTTTTTGACGGAGGAATGCACGCAGTGGATTCTAAACCAATTGCATTTGAACTTTGTGCTAAAGAAGGTTTCAAAGCAGCTGCAAAAGGATGTAAGCCTGTTTTGTTAGAACCTATTATGGCTTTAGAAGTAGCTTCTCCTGAAGAGTACATGGGATCTATCATTGGTGACTTGAACCGTCGTCGTGGTATCATGAAATCTCAAGAGCCTAAGGGTATTGGTATTGTAATCAAAGCAGACGTACCATTGTCTGAAATGTTTGGATACATTACTGATTTGCGTACTTTGACTTCTGGTCGTGCGTCTTCTAACATGATTTTCTCTCACTATGCTCCAGCTCCAAATGCTGTTGCAGAGAAGGTGATTGAAGATTCAAAAGCTACTGTATAA
- the rpsG gene encoding 30S ribosomal protein S7, whose amino-acid sequence MRKRKPKVRQVAPDPRYGDKQVTRFVNMLMLDGKKSTAFRAFYDAMDILEEKTGESPHEIFQKAIKNVMPALEVRSRRIGGATFQIPTEIRPERRLSVAMKWTIKYSRQRSGKGIASKLAAELLAASKGEGSAVKKKEDTHKMAESNRAFAHFGRKRTKSK is encoded by the coding sequence ATGAGAAAGAGAAAACCAAAAGTGCGCCAAGTCGCACCAGATCCTCGTTATGGTGATAAGCAAGTAACACGTTTTGTAAATATGCTAATGTTAGACGGTAAAAAAAGTACTGCATTTAGAGCTTTTTACGATGCGATGGATATTTTGGAAGAAAAAACAGGAGAGTCTCCTCATGAAATTTTCCAAAAAGCAATTAAGAATGTAATGCCAGCTCTCGAAGTACGCTCTCGTCGTATCGGTGGTGCTACTTTCCAAATTCCTACCGAAATTCGTCCTGAACGCCGCCTCTCAGTGGCTATGAAATGGACCATCAAGTATTCTCGCCAACGCAGTGGTAAAGGAATCGCTTCTAAATTAGCCGCTGAATTACTAGCAGCTTCTAAAGGTGAAGGTTCTGCTGTGAAGAAAAAAGAAGATACACACAAAATGGCTGAATCTAACAGAGCTTTTGCTCACTTCGGTCGTAAGAGAACGAAGTCTAAATAA
- the rpsL gene encoding 30S ribosomal protein S12 — protein sequence MPTINQLVRKGRKVIKLASKARALDSCPQKRGVCTRVYTTTPKKPNSALRKVAKVRLTNGIEVIAYIPGEGHNLQEHSIVLVRGGRVKDLPGVRYTVVRGALDTAGVADRKQARSRYGTKRPKAAKK from the coding sequence ATGCCTACAATAAATCAATTAGTAAGAAAAGGACGTAAAGTGATCAAGCTAGCTTCAAAAGCAAGAGCTTTAGATTCTTGTCCTCAGAAACGTGGAGTATGTACTCGTGTATATACTACTACGCCAAAGAAACCAAACTCAGCGTTACGTAAAGTAGCAAAGGTACGTTTAACAAACGGAATTGAGGTTATCGCATATATTCCTGGTGAAGGTCACAACTTGCAAGAGCACTCTATCGTATTGGTACGTGGAGGTCGTGTAAAAGACTTGCCTGGTGTACGTTACACAGTTGTACGTGGTGCTTTAGATACTGCAGGTGTAGCAGATAGAAAACAAGCTCGTTCTCGTTATGGTACTAAGCGTCCAAAGGCTGCTAAGAAATAA
- a CDS encoding cyclase family protein has translation MAKIIDLSKTIQYDKEDPWFMRIKIKHISHLKNMRLIRYILKLPKKLIPARFQGWANDKIVNMGVHASTHIDAPWHYGPVVEGKKAKTIDEVPLDWLYGDGVVIDMSHKADFDAITVEDLEKALAQTQTTLQPGNIVLIRTDRDHLKGKDVLALGTGMSKEATLWLIQKGIKVMGIDQWGWDLPLKYLVEEAKKTNNKELFWEGHLVGLDHEYLHMEQLTNLKALPPHGFKIAVFPLKIKGASAAPARVVAIMESA, from the coding sequence ATGGCAAAGATCATAGACCTTTCTAAAACGATCCAATACGACAAAGAAGATCCTTGGTTCATGCGCATTAAAATCAAACACATCTCACATCTCAAAAACATGCGTTTGATTCGCTACATTCTAAAACTTCCCAAGAAACTGATTCCTGCCCGATTTCAAGGCTGGGCCAACGACAAAATAGTCAACATGGGCGTTCACGCTAGTACTCATATTGATGCACCTTGGCATTATGGTCCAGTTGTAGAAGGCAAAAAAGCCAAAACTATTGATGAAGTGCCTTTGGACTGGCTGTATGGCGATGGGGTTGTGATTGACATGAGTCATAAAGCAGATTTTGATGCTATTACGGTAGAAGATTTAGAAAAAGCTCTGGCACAAACTCAAACCACTCTACAACCAGGCAATATTGTCCTCATTCGCACCGATAGAGATCATCTAAAAGGCAAAGATGTGCTGGCACTGGGCACAGGTATGAGCAAAGAAGCAACCCTTTGGTTGATTCAAAAAGGCATTAAGGTAATGGGAATTGATCAATGGGGATGGGATTTGCCATTAAAATACCTTGTAGAAGAAGCTAAAAAAACCAATAACAAAGAGCTCTTTTGGGAGGGGCATTTGGTTGGTCTAGACCACGAATATTTACACATGGAACAATTAACCAACCTAAAGGCACTCCCTCCACATGGGTTCAAAATAGCTGTCTTTCCTTTAAAAATAAAAGGCGCTTCGGCAGCACCTGCACGTGTTGTTGCCATCATGGAAAGTGCTTAG
- a CDS encoding DUF5522 domain-containing protein, which produces MFKFIKRKDKPTEKKPAPLVEGQDYYIENGLYVFTALYHQKRGYCCGNGCRHCPYPKDEKKL; this is translated from the coding sequence ATGTTTAAATTTATAAAAAGAAAGGATAAACCTACAGAAAAGAAGCCTGCACCATTAGTAGAAGGGCAGGACTATTATATTGAGAATGGTCTATATGTTTTTACGGCACTATACCATCAAAAAAGAGGGTATTGTTGTGGTAATGGTTGTCGACACTGTCCTTATCCTAAAGACGAAAAAAAGCTTTGA